A portion of the Punica granatum isolate Tunisia-2019 chromosome 7, ASM765513v2, whole genome shotgun sequence genome contains these proteins:
- the LOC116214067 gene encoding sodium/calcium exchanger NCL2-like isoform X3, translated as MKMKSIHGVSGSILVVSALLLLTVNARPVRHGCSNNHLVRDGIEKADLLCLNQSSDSLLTLRRTETKGANASNESNDGSVCEQMYGFLPCSNSMWGHLFLIVVYEYLLFHGESYVASGSEQIFKLLGPGIFGASAFHVLGALPESLILIASGLLNSEETAQEYVVTGVGLLAGSSILLLTLLWGTCIVLGSRDFSSGMESGPHMSPRASNSVELWIKKLWTLLTVTGSGVTTDLETSYTARIMAFSVIPFAIIQLEKVFPVPSEQRAVILSTLIISVVLLILYFIYQMFEPWIQKRSLEYVKHEQLILRILQHVQKRTLERLLADDGSPNTDAIRRLFEEIDQDKDDRISKSELKELLLEIKFKHIHMNRDRAVEEVIREIDLDGDQMIGKEEFVIGFTKWLEQAKTAMDRELYSKQSFRDLYRVFQPFIQKKKEERELKKHLVSDMLTHMESQSSVGTLLAEDGTPDLPAIKRLFEEMDRDGDNCISQAELKDIMVNVKFGKVPIEVDEAVAKTIEMFDTSGDRVIDEEEFVTGLARWFDTSGTNKEIQTPESRETHDEFYQKAWEETDKLVELDKKESRDAKLWWIWAKSIALLLLGITILAILAEPLIHSVQHFSTSVSTPSFFISFILVPWATNARGAAAAMKAARRKKPRTTSLTFSEIYGGVFMSNVSGLCVLLCLIYARGLTWNFSAEFLVVLIVCAAIGIIASFRSTFPLWTAGLAYLLYPLSLLTVYVLEDHFNYS; from the exons atgaagatgaagagcaTCCATGGAGTTTCCGGCTCAATTCTCGTAGTCTCTGCTTTGTTACTATTGACTGTCAATGCTCGCCCAGTACGGCATGGCTGTTCTAATAATCACCTCGTGCGGGATGGTATTGAGAAAGCTGATCTCCTATGCCTTAACCAATCTTCTGATTCGCTGCTCACTCTACGACGGACAGAAACCAAAGGTGCCAATGCTAGTAACGAGTCTAACGACGGTTCGGTGTGTGAGCAGATGTATGGATTCCTGCCTTGCTCAAACAGCATGTGGGGTCACCTTTTTCTGATAGTGGTTTATGAGTACCTGCTGTTCCATGGGGAGTCATATGTTGCCTCAGGAAGTGAGCAGATATTTAAGCTGCTTGGCCCCGGTATTTTCGGTGCCAGTGCGTTCCATGTCCTCGGTGCTCTTCCAGAGTCCTTGATCCTCATAG CTTCCGGGCTTCTGAACAGTGAAGAAACAGCTCAAGAGTACGTAGTTACGGGAGTAGGCTTATTGGCGGGATCATCCATTTTGCTGTTAACGTTGCTTTGGGGAACCTGTATTGTCCTTGGCAGCAGAGACTTCTCCAGCGGGATGGAATCAGGGCCTCACATGTCTCCCCGAGCTTCAAATTCTGTAGAACTATGGATCAAAAAGCTATGGACGTTATTGACAG TTACAGGTTCAGGAGTAACAACTGATCTGGAGACTAGCTACACCGCTAGGATCATGGCATTCTCTGTGATCCCGTTCGCAATTATCCAACTCGAGAAAGTGTTCCCAGTACCTTCTGAACAACGAGCTGTGATTCTCTCCACTCTCATTATTTCAGTTGTCTTGCTCATCCTGTATTTCATTTATCAG ATGTTTGAGCCTTGGATTCAGAAGAGAAGTCTGGAGTACGTGAAACATGAGCAACTCATACTGAGGATCTTACAGCATGTCCAAAAACGCACCTTAGAGAGACTCCTCGCAGATGACGGTTCGCCAAACACTGATGCTATAAGGAG GCTATTCGAAGAGATAGACCAGGACAAGGATGACCGGATTTCGAAGTCTGAGCTGAAGGAGCTGCTGCTTGAGATAAAGTTCAAGCACATTCACATGAACAGGGACAGGGCAGTAGAAGAAGTCATTAGAGAAATTGACCTCGATGGTGATCAGATGATAGGTAAAGAGGAGTTCGTGATAGGATTCACTAAATGGCTCGAGCAGGCAAAGACCGCAATGGATAGGGAACTGTACTCGAAGCAATCATTCCGGGACTTGTACCGGGTATTTCAGCCTTTTAttcagaagaagaaagaagaacgCGAACTAAAGAAGCATCTTGTATCGGACATGTTAACGCATATGGAGAGCCAAAGTTCAGTTGGGACCCTTCTAGCAGAGGATGGCACGCCCGATTTACCAGCTATTAAAAG ACTGTTTGAAGAGATGGATCGTGATGGAGACAACTGCATCTCACAGGCTGAACTAAAGGATATAATGGTCAATGTTAAGTTCGGGAAAGTTCCTATTGAAGTAGACGAAGCTGTTGCTAAGACTATTGAGATGTTCGATACAAGTGGGGATCGTGTGATCGACGAGGAAGAGTTTGTCACTGGATTGGCCAGGTGGTTCGACACTAGTGGAACCAACAAGGAAATTCAAACTCCAGAGTCACGCGAAACCCACGATGAATTCTACCAA AAAGCTTGGGAGGAGACTGACAAGCTGGTGGAACTTGACAAGAAAGAGAGCAGAGATGCTAAGCTATGGTGGATATGGGCAAAGTCGATTGCTCTGCTGCTGCTTGGAATCACGATATTGGCCATTCTAGCAGAACCTTTAATACATAGCGTGCAGCACTTCTCAACGTCCGTGAGCACTCCTTCTTTCTTCATCTCATTCATTCTGGTCCCATGGGCGACAAATGCTAGAGGAGCAGCTGCTGCCATGAAAGCTGCACGGAGAAAGAAGCCGAGGACTACTTCCCTCACATTCTCTGAG ATATATGGAGGAGTGTTCATGAGCAATGTCTCTGGGCTGTGTGTCCTGCTGTGCCTTATATATGCCCGGGGCTTGACCTGGAATTTCTCGGCTGAGTTTCTTGTGGTCCTAATAGTCTGTGCTGCCATCGGCATAATCGCAAGCTTCCGGTCCACCTTCCCTCTATGGACAGCCGGTTTGGCGTACTTGTTGTATCCTCTGTCCCTCCTCACTGTCTATGTTCTTGAGGACCATTTCAATTATTCCTag
- the LOC116214067 gene encoding sodium/calcium exchanger NCL2-like isoform X4, with amino-acid sequence MKMKSIHGVSGSILVVSALLLLTVNARPVRHGCSNNHLVRDGIEKADLLCLNQSSDSLLTLRRTETKGANASNESNDGSVCEQMYGFLPCSNSMWGHLFLIVVYEYLLFHGESYVASGSEQIFKLLGPGIFGASAFHVLGALPESLILIASGLLNSEETAQEYVVTGVGLLAGSSILLLTLLWGTCIVLGSRDFSSGMESGPHMSPRASNSVELWIKKLWTLLTVTGSGVTTDLETSYTARIMAFSVIPFAIIQLEKVFPVPSEQRAVILSTLIISVVLLILYFIYQMFEPWIQKRSLEYVKHEQLILRILQHVQKRTLERLLADDGSPNTDAIRRCNLHVTNLITFGIDILMMSCSCFICRLFEEIDQDKDDRISKSELKELLLEIKFKHIHMNRDRAVEEVIREIDLDGDQMIGKEEFVIGFTKWLEQAKTAMDRELYSKQSFRDLYRVFQPFIQKKKEERELKKHLVSDMLTHMESQSSVGTLLAEDGTPDLPAIKRLFEEMDRDGDNCISQAELKDIMVNVKFGKVPIEVDEAVAKTIEMFDTSGDRVIDEEEFVTGLARWFDTSGTNKEIQTPESRETHDEFYQKAWEETDKLVELDKKESRDAKLWWIWAKSIALLLLGITILAILAEPLIHSVQHFSTSVSTPSFFISFILVPWATNARGAAAAMKAARRKKPRTTSLTFSEKCYAPCPSRSMLAL; translated from the exons atgaagatgaagagcaTCCATGGAGTTTCCGGCTCAATTCTCGTAGTCTCTGCTTTGTTACTATTGACTGTCAATGCTCGCCCAGTACGGCATGGCTGTTCTAATAATCACCTCGTGCGGGATGGTATTGAGAAAGCTGATCTCCTATGCCTTAACCAATCTTCTGATTCGCTGCTCACTCTACGACGGACAGAAACCAAAGGTGCCAATGCTAGTAACGAGTCTAACGACGGTTCGGTGTGTGAGCAGATGTATGGATTCCTGCCTTGCTCAAACAGCATGTGGGGTCACCTTTTTCTGATAGTGGTTTATGAGTACCTGCTGTTCCATGGGGAGTCATATGTTGCCTCAGGAAGTGAGCAGATATTTAAGCTGCTTGGCCCCGGTATTTTCGGTGCCAGTGCGTTCCATGTCCTCGGTGCTCTTCCAGAGTCCTTGATCCTCATAG CTTCCGGGCTTCTGAACAGTGAAGAAACAGCTCAAGAGTACGTAGTTACGGGAGTAGGCTTATTGGCGGGATCATCCATTTTGCTGTTAACGTTGCTTTGGGGAACCTGTATTGTCCTTGGCAGCAGAGACTTCTCCAGCGGGATGGAATCAGGGCCTCACATGTCTCCCCGAGCTTCAAATTCTGTAGAACTATGGATCAAAAAGCTATGGACGTTATTGACAG TTACAGGTTCAGGAGTAACAACTGATCTGGAGACTAGCTACACCGCTAGGATCATGGCATTCTCTGTGATCCCGTTCGCAATTATCCAACTCGAGAAAGTGTTCCCAGTACCTTCTGAACAACGAGCTGTGATTCTCTCCACTCTCATTATTTCAGTTGTCTTGCTCATCCTGTATTTCATTTATCAG ATGTTTGAGCCTTGGATTCAGAAGAGAAGTCTGGAGTACGTGAAACATGAGCAACTCATACTGAGGATCTTACAGCATGTCCAAAAACGCACCTTAGAGAGACTCCTCGCAGATGACGGTTCGCCAAACACTGATGCTATAAGGAGGTGCAATCTTCATGTAACAAACTTGATCACTTTCGGAATTGATATTCTAATGATGAGTTGTAGTTGTTTCATTTGCAGGCTATTCGAAGAGATAGACCAGGACAAGGATGACCGGATTTCGAAGTCTGAGCTGAAGGAGCTGCTGCTTGAGATAAAGTTCAAGCACATTCACATGAACAGGGACAGGGCAGTAGAAGAAGTCATTAGAGAAATTGACCTCGATGGTGATCAGATGATAGGTAAAGAGGAGTTCGTGATAGGATTCACTAAATGGCTCGAGCAGGCAAAGACCGCAATGGATAGGGAACTGTACTCGAAGCAATCATTCCGGGACTTGTACCGGGTATTTCAGCCTTTTAttcagaagaagaaagaagaacgCGAACTAAAGAAGCATCTTGTATCGGACATGTTAACGCATATGGAGAGCCAAAGTTCAGTTGGGACCCTTCTAGCAGAGGATGGCACGCCCGATTTACCAGCTATTAAAAG ACTGTTTGAAGAGATGGATCGTGATGGAGACAACTGCATCTCACAGGCTGAACTAAAGGATATAATGGTCAATGTTAAGTTCGGGAAAGTTCCTATTGAAGTAGACGAAGCTGTTGCTAAGACTATTGAGATGTTCGATACAAGTGGGGATCGTGTGATCGACGAGGAAGAGTTTGTCACTGGATTGGCCAGGTGGTTCGACACTAGTGGAACCAACAAGGAAATTCAAACTCCAGAGTCACGCGAAACCCACGATGAATTCTACCAA AAAGCTTGGGAGGAGACTGACAAGCTGGTGGAACTTGACAAGAAAGAGAGCAGAGATGCTAAGCTATGGTGGATATGGGCAAAGTCGATTGCTCTGCTGCTGCTTGGAATCACGATATTGGCCATTCTAGCAGAACCTTTAATACATAGCGTGCAGCACTTCTCAACGTCCGTGAGCACTCCTTCTTTCTTCATCTCATTCATTCTGGTCCCATGGGCGACAAATGCTAGAGGAGCAGCTGCTGCCATGAAAGCTGCACGGAGAAAGAAGCCGAGGACTACTTCCCTCACATTCTCTGAG AAATGTTATGCCCCATGCCCGAGCAGGAGCATGCTCGCTCTTTAG
- the LOC116214067 gene encoding sodium/calcium exchanger NCL2-like isoform X2: MKMKSIHGVSGSILVVSALLLLTVNARPVRHGCSNNHLVRDGIEKADLLCLNQSSDSLLTLRRTETKGANASNESNDGSVCEQMYGFLPCSNSMWGHLFLIVVYEYLLFHGESYVASGSEQIFKLLGPGIFGASAFHVLGALPESLILIASGLLNSEETAQEYVVTGVGLLAGSSILLLTLLWGTCIVLGSRDFSSGMESGPHMSPRASNSVELWIKKLWTLLTGSGVTTDLETSYTARIMAFSVIPFAIIQLEKVFPVPSEQRAVILSTLIISVVLLILYFIYQMFEPWIQKRSLEYVKHEQLILRILQHVQKRTLERLLADDGSPNTDAIRRCNLHVTNLITFGIDILMMSCSCFICRLFEEIDQDKDDRISKSELKELLLEIKFKHIHMNRDRAVEEVIREIDLDGDQMIGKEEFVIGFTKWLEQAKTAMDRELYSKQSFRDLYRVFQPFIQKKKEERELKKHLVSDMLTHMESQSSVGTLLAEDGTPDLPAIKRLFEEMDRDGDNCISQAELKDIMVNVKFGKVPIEVDEAVAKTIEMFDTSGDRVIDEEEFVTGLARWFDTSGTNKEIQTPESRETHDEFYQKAWEETDKLVELDKKESRDAKLWWIWAKSIALLLLGITILAILAEPLIHSVQHFSTSVSTPSFFISFILVPWATNARGAAAAMKAARRKKPRTTSLTFSEIYGGVFMSNVSGLCVLLCLIYARGLTWNFSAEFLVVLIVCAAIGIIASFRSTFPLWTAGLAYLLYPLSLLTVYVLEDHFNYS, from the exons atgaagatgaagagcaTCCATGGAGTTTCCGGCTCAATTCTCGTAGTCTCTGCTTTGTTACTATTGACTGTCAATGCTCGCCCAGTACGGCATGGCTGTTCTAATAATCACCTCGTGCGGGATGGTATTGAGAAAGCTGATCTCCTATGCCTTAACCAATCTTCTGATTCGCTGCTCACTCTACGACGGACAGAAACCAAAGGTGCCAATGCTAGTAACGAGTCTAACGACGGTTCGGTGTGTGAGCAGATGTATGGATTCCTGCCTTGCTCAAACAGCATGTGGGGTCACCTTTTTCTGATAGTGGTTTATGAGTACCTGCTGTTCCATGGGGAGTCATATGTTGCCTCAGGAAGTGAGCAGATATTTAAGCTGCTTGGCCCCGGTATTTTCGGTGCCAGTGCGTTCCATGTCCTCGGTGCTCTTCCAGAGTCCTTGATCCTCATAG CTTCCGGGCTTCTGAACAGTGAAGAAACAGCTCAAGAGTACGTAGTTACGGGAGTAGGCTTATTGGCGGGATCATCCATTTTGCTGTTAACGTTGCTTTGGGGAACCTGTATTGTCCTTGGCAGCAGAGACTTCTCCAGCGGGATGGAATCAGGGCCTCACATGTCTCCCCGAGCTTCAAATTCTGTAGAACTATGGATCAAAAAGCTATGGACGTTATTGACAG GTTCAGGAGTAACAACTGATCTGGAGACTAGCTACACCGCTAGGATCATGGCATTCTCTGTGATCCCGTTCGCAATTATCCAACTCGAGAAAGTGTTCCCAGTACCTTCTGAACAACGAGCTGTGATTCTCTCCACTCTCATTATTTCAGTTGTCTTGCTCATCCTGTATTTCATTTATCAG ATGTTTGAGCCTTGGATTCAGAAGAGAAGTCTGGAGTACGTGAAACATGAGCAACTCATACTGAGGATCTTACAGCATGTCCAAAAACGCACCTTAGAGAGACTCCTCGCAGATGACGGTTCGCCAAACACTGATGCTATAAGGAGGTGCAATCTTCATGTAACAAACTTGATCACTTTCGGAATTGATATTCTAATGATGAGTTGTAGTTGTTTCATTTGCAGGCTATTCGAAGAGATAGACCAGGACAAGGATGACCGGATTTCGAAGTCTGAGCTGAAGGAGCTGCTGCTTGAGATAAAGTTCAAGCACATTCACATGAACAGGGACAGGGCAGTAGAAGAAGTCATTAGAGAAATTGACCTCGATGGTGATCAGATGATAGGTAAAGAGGAGTTCGTGATAGGATTCACTAAATGGCTCGAGCAGGCAAAGACCGCAATGGATAGGGAACTGTACTCGAAGCAATCATTCCGGGACTTGTACCGGGTATTTCAGCCTTTTAttcagaagaagaaagaagaacgCGAACTAAAGAAGCATCTTGTATCGGACATGTTAACGCATATGGAGAGCCAAAGTTCAGTTGGGACCCTTCTAGCAGAGGATGGCACGCCCGATTTACCAGCTATTAAAAG ACTGTTTGAAGAGATGGATCGTGATGGAGACAACTGCATCTCACAGGCTGAACTAAAGGATATAATGGTCAATGTTAAGTTCGGGAAAGTTCCTATTGAAGTAGACGAAGCTGTTGCTAAGACTATTGAGATGTTCGATACAAGTGGGGATCGTGTGATCGACGAGGAAGAGTTTGTCACTGGATTGGCCAGGTGGTTCGACACTAGTGGAACCAACAAGGAAATTCAAACTCCAGAGTCACGCGAAACCCACGATGAATTCTACCAA AAAGCTTGGGAGGAGACTGACAAGCTGGTGGAACTTGACAAGAAAGAGAGCAGAGATGCTAAGCTATGGTGGATATGGGCAAAGTCGATTGCTCTGCTGCTGCTTGGAATCACGATATTGGCCATTCTAGCAGAACCTTTAATACATAGCGTGCAGCACTTCTCAACGTCCGTGAGCACTCCTTCTTTCTTCATCTCATTCATTCTGGTCCCATGGGCGACAAATGCTAGAGGAGCAGCTGCTGCCATGAAAGCTGCACGGAGAAAGAAGCCGAGGACTACTTCCCTCACATTCTCTGAG ATATATGGAGGAGTGTTCATGAGCAATGTCTCTGGGCTGTGTGTCCTGCTGTGCCTTATATATGCCCGGGGCTTGACCTGGAATTTCTCGGCTGAGTTTCTTGTGGTCCTAATAGTCTGTGCTGCCATCGGCATAATCGCAAGCTTCCGGTCCACCTTCCCTCTATGGACAGCCGGTTTGGCGTACTTGTTGTATCCTCTGTCCCTCCTCACTGTCTATGTTCTTGAGGACCATTTCAATTATTCCTag
- the LOC116214067 gene encoding sodium/calcium exchanger NCL2-like isoform X1, which produces MKMKSIHGVSGSILVVSALLLLTVNARPVRHGCSNNHLVRDGIEKADLLCLNQSSDSLLTLRRTETKGANASNESNDGSVCEQMYGFLPCSNSMWGHLFLIVVYEYLLFHGESYVASGSEQIFKLLGPGIFGASAFHVLGALPESLILIASGLLNSEETAQEYVVTGVGLLAGSSILLLTLLWGTCIVLGSRDFSSGMESGPHMSPRASNSVELWIKKLWTLLTVTGSGVTTDLETSYTARIMAFSVIPFAIIQLEKVFPVPSEQRAVILSTLIISVVLLILYFIYQMFEPWIQKRSLEYVKHEQLILRILQHVQKRTLERLLADDGSPNTDAIRRCNLHVTNLITFGIDILMMSCSCFICRLFEEIDQDKDDRISKSELKELLLEIKFKHIHMNRDRAVEEVIREIDLDGDQMIGKEEFVIGFTKWLEQAKTAMDRELYSKQSFRDLYRVFQPFIQKKKEERELKKHLVSDMLTHMESQSSVGTLLAEDGTPDLPAIKRLFEEMDRDGDNCISQAELKDIMVNVKFGKVPIEVDEAVAKTIEMFDTSGDRVIDEEEFVTGLARWFDTSGTNKEIQTPESRETHDEFYQKAWEETDKLVELDKKESRDAKLWWIWAKSIALLLLGITILAILAEPLIHSVQHFSTSVSTPSFFISFILVPWATNARGAAAAMKAARRKKPRTTSLTFSEIYGGVFMSNVSGLCVLLCLIYARGLTWNFSAEFLVVLIVCAAIGIIASFRSTFPLWTAGLAYLLYPLSLLTVYVLEDHFNYS; this is translated from the exons atgaagatgaagagcaTCCATGGAGTTTCCGGCTCAATTCTCGTAGTCTCTGCTTTGTTACTATTGACTGTCAATGCTCGCCCAGTACGGCATGGCTGTTCTAATAATCACCTCGTGCGGGATGGTATTGAGAAAGCTGATCTCCTATGCCTTAACCAATCTTCTGATTCGCTGCTCACTCTACGACGGACAGAAACCAAAGGTGCCAATGCTAGTAACGAGTCTAACGACGGTTCGGTGTGTGAGCAGATGTATGGATTCCTGCCTTGCTCAAACAGCATGTGGGGTCACCTTTTTCTGATAGTGGTTTATGAGTACCTGCTGTTCCATGGGGAGTCATATGTTGCCTCAGGAAGTGAGCAGATATTTAAGCTGCTTGGCCCCGGTATTTTCGGTGCCAGTGCGTTCCATGTCCTCGGTGCTCTTCCAGAGTCCTTGATCCTCATAG CTTCCGGGCTTCTGAACAGTGAAGAAACAGCTCAAGAGTACGTAGTTACGGGAGTAGGCTTATTGGCGGGATCATCCATTTTGCTGTTAACGTTGCTTTGGGGAACCTGTATTGTCCTTGGCAGCAGAGACTTCTCCAGCGGGATGGAATCAGGGCCTCACATGTCTCCCCGAGCTTCAAATTCTGTAGAACTATGGATCAAAAAGCTATGGACGTTATTGACAG TTACAGGTTCAGGAGTAACAACTGATCTGGAGACTAGCTACACCGCTAGGATCATGGCATTCTCTGTGATCCCGTTCGCAATTATCCAACTCGAGAAAGTGTTCCCAGTACCTTCTGAACAACGAGCTGTGATTCTCTCCACTCTCATTATTTCAGTTGTCTTGCTCATCCTGTATTTCATTTATCAG ATGTTTGAGCCTTGGATTCAGAAGAGAAGTCTGGAGTACGTGAAACATGAGCAACTCATACTGAGGATCTTACAGCATGTCCAAAAACGCACCTTAGAGAGACTCCTCGCAGATGACGGTTCGCCAAACACTGATGCTATAAGGAGGTGCAATCTTCATGTAACAAACTTGATCACTTTCGGAATTGATATTCTAATGATGAGTTGTAGTTGTTTCATTTGCAGGCTATTCGAAGAGATAGACCAGGACAAGGATGACCGGATTTCGAAGTCTGAGCTGAAGGAGCTGCTGCTTGAGATAAAGTTCAAGCACATTCACATGAACAGGGACAGGGCAGTAGAAGAAGTCATTAGAGAAATTGACCTCGATGGTGATCAGATGATAGGTAAAGAGGAGTTCGTGATAGGATTCACTAAATGGCTCGAGCAGGCAAAGACCGCAATGGATAGGGAACTGTACTCGAAGCAATCATTCCGGGACTTGTACCGGGTATTTCAGCCTTTTAttcagaagaagaaagaagaacgCGAACTAAAGAAGCATCTTGTATCGGACATGTTAACGCATATGGAGAGCCAAAGTTCAGTTGGGACCCTTCTAGCAGAGGATGGCACGCCCGATTTACCAGCTATTAAAAG ACTGTTTGAAGAGATGGATCGTGATGGAGACAACTGCATCTCACAGGCTGAACTAAAGGATATAATGGTCAATGTTAAGTTCGGGAAAGTTCCTATTGAAGTAGACGAAGCTGTTGCTAAGACTATTGAGATGTTCGATACAAGTGGGGATCGTGTGATCGACGAGGAAGAGTTTGTCACTGGATTGGCCAGGTGGTTCGACACTAGTGGAACCAACAAGGAAATTCAAACTCCAGAGTCACGCGAAACCCACGATGAATTCTACCAA AAAGCTTGGGAGGAGACTGACAAGCTGGTGGAACTTGACAAGAAAGAGAGCAGAGATGCTAAGCTATGGTGGATATGGGCAAAGTCGATTGCTCTGCTGCTGCTTGGAATCACGATATTGGCCATTCTAGCAGAACCTTTAATACATAGCGTGCAGCACTTCTCAACGTCCGTGAGCACTCCTTCTTTCTTCATCTCATTCATTCTGGTCCCATGGGCGACAAATGCTAGAGGAGCAGCTGCTGCCATGAAAGCTGCACGGAGAAAGAAGCCGAGGACTACTTCCCTCACATTCTCTGAG ATATATGGAGGAGTGTTCATGAGCAATGTCTCTGGGCTGTGTGTCCTGCTGTGCCTTATATATGCCCGGGGCTTGACCTGGAATTTCTCGGCTGAGTTTCTTGTGGTCCTAATAGTCTGTGCTGCCATCGGCATAATCGCAAGCTTCCGGTCCACCTTCCCTCTATGGACAGCCGGTTTGGCGTACTTGTTGTATCCTCTGTCCCTCCTCACTGTCTATGTTCTTGAGGACCATTTCAATTATTCCTag